The Bosea beijingensis genome contains the following window.
GCGGCATTCTCCGGCACTTCGGAGATCGAGGCGATCGGAACGCCGATCATCTGCATGGCCGAAGCCAGCACCTCCCAATTGCCGAGATGGAGGCACAGCGCGATGGTCGGTACCTTGCCCACCTGGGCGCGCGCGGCTTCGGCGCCGACGAATTCCAGGCGTCCCGACGCGGCAAAGCGATGCACGATCGAGAATTCGGCCATCAGGCGCCCGACATTGTCGACGAAGCGCCAGACGAGCCTGTCGACCTCGGCCGCGGGCATCGCCGGAAAATGGTGCCGGATATTGTCGCGAGCCTTCCGGGCGACCTTCGGATCGATAAAACGGATCTTGAGCCAGGCCAGCCTTGCGCCGATGTCGGAAACGAGCGGGATCGGCAGGCGCCGCAGGGCGCGATGCAGCACTCTCTCCAGGGCCTGCATGGCAATCGTTCCGTCAGATCCCGTATCGCGGCGCGCGCGCGACCACGCAGGCTGGCAGACCACCCTTGGGCCGCAGCGTCAAGCGGCAGACAGGCTCGACCTTGTAACCCTCCCGCGGCAACACCTCGAAGCGTTGGGCCAGGATCGCCAAGCACAAGGTCGCCTCATCCAGGCCGAAATTCATGCCCGGGCAGATGCGCGGGCCGACTGCGAACGGGATATAGGCGAAGGGGTCGATCCGGGCGCCCGACAGGAAGCGTTCCGGCAGGAAATGGTTCGGCCTGTCCCAGAGATCGGGAGAGCGGTGCAGCAGCCACGGCGCGATCATCACCAGCGCGGATTTCTCGACATCGATATGGCCGATGCGATCGGCCTCGCGCGCCTGCCGCGGCAAGAGGGGAACCGGCGGATAGAGCCGCAGGGTTTCCTGGATGACGGCCCGGCACCAGCGCAATCGCGGCAGGTCGGCGAACGTCGGCACCCGATCACCGCAGACCTCGGCGATCTCGTCATGGACGCTCTGCCGGACCCAGGGCGCATTGGCGAGCAGATACCAGGCCCAGCTCAGCGTCGTCGCCGTGGTTTCGTGTCCGGCCATGAAGATCGTCGCCGCTTCGTTGCGCAAGGCCGCGACGTCGAGTGGCTCGCCCCCGCTCTTCTGGTTGCGGCGGATCAGCAGGTCGACCATCGAGCCTGCATCGCCCTTGCCGGCGAGATGGGCGTTGATGACGCTCTCGACGACGCCATGCACCATCGCGATCGCCTGACGCCGGCGCTTGCCGCCGAAGGCCGGCCAACCCTCGTCGGCGCCCAGGAAATAGCCGAGATTGAAGGAATCGGCATGGCGCTGATAGCTGCTGAAACCATCGATGACCTGTTGGGCGGCTTCGCGCGCGATCGTGTTGCCGAAGACGGCGCGCGAAATGATCGCGGCGGTCAGGCGCCCCATTTCCTCGGTGAGCTCGACCTCGGAGCCAGCGGGCAATTCGGCCCATTCGGCGGCGACGGCGAGCGCCGCATCCTCCATCGTCTGGCCGAATTCCGGCAGGCGGCGCTTATGGACGATATCGGCGACCAGCGGCCGGCGCCGTTTCCAGGTCTCGCCATCGCTGATGAAAAGCCCGTCGCCGAGCAGGGCCTCGAGCGCCCTTCGCATCTGCGGGCTTTTACGCTCGAAATTATCGTGCCGGGTGACGACGACGTGACGGATATGCTCGGGGCTGTTCACGAACACGATCTGCCGGCGCAGGACGCGGAAGCTGTCGATGCCAGCGCGATAAGAGGTTGCAGGCCAGACCGCGATGAGGTTGCGGCGTGCGCCGACGATCATCTGAACGAGATTGGGATCACGCGGCAAAGGCTGCGGATGAGCGGGAACGAATTCGGCCGGACTGTGCGTTTCGATGGTCTGCGGGGCGCGATATCGCTTGGAAATGAGGCTGATCATGGAGCATGTGGCCGGCAGTGACCGCGACAAGAAACCTTGGCAGCTCGCGCGTCTGGGGATAGTGAAAAAGCGTTTCCGATACTAGGCGGTGCGTTGAAGTGCCGCTTTCTCTCACGAACATTGGCGTTGGCGCAAACGACTTCGTTGAGGAGGGAAGACTGCCGGTGCGCGGCTATCCGAGGGAGCCTCCGATCGAAAGGCCGTTTCCTTCTGGCATGGCGTCGATTAGCGTCCGAAGCGGTTTCGCGGTTCTTTCGAGGACTTCGGAGGATTGGCCTGGAGTGGCGGAACGTCTGGGATGAGTGACTTGTGGGGCAGTGATCGTTCTGAAGAATTTGGCCGGCTTGTTGCGAACGCCGACCGTCTGCGCGATGCAGGTTCCTTCGCCGAGGCATCCAAGGCGTATGAGGCCGCGCTGAAGCTCGCCCCTCAACGTCATGATATTC
Protein-coding sequences here:
- a CDS encoding cytochrome P450 is translated as MISLISKRYRAPQTIETHSPAEFVPAHPQPLPRDPNLVQMIVGARRNLIAVWPATSYRAGIDSFRVLRRQIVFVNSPEHIRHVVVTRHDNFERKSPQMRRALEALLGDGLFISDGETWKRRRPLVADIVHKRRLPEFGQTMEDAALAVAAEWAELPAGSEVELTEEMGRLTAAIISRAVFGNTIAREAAQQVIDGFSSYQRHADSFNLGYFLGADEGWPAFGGKRRRQAIAMVHGVVESVINAHLAGKGDAGSMVDLLIRRNQKSGGEPLDVAALRNEAATIFMAGHETTATTLSWAWYLLANAPWVRQSVHDEIAEVCGDRVPTFADLPRLRWCRAVIQETLRLYPPVPLLPRQAREADRIGHIDVEKSALVMIAPWLLHRSPDLWDRPNHFLPERFLSGARIDPFAYIPFAVGPRICPGMNFGLDEATLCLAILAQRFEVLPREGYKVEPVCRLTLRPKGGLPACVVARAPRYGI